The Tursiops truncatus isolate mTurTru1 chromosome 11, mTurTru1.mat.Y, whole genome shotgun sequence genomic sequence GTTCCCGGAGTCCACAATGGCTGAGGTGGAGTGGTTCGATGCGGACCAGGGCCCGAGTGCTGGCTTGGTCTGGAGAGAGGGGACCTGAGTGAAGACTGCTGCAGGCCAGGGCAGGAGCCggctgaggggcagggaggataCTGCAGGACAGCCACAAGGAGGGGCAGCGGATCTGGCAGTGGGCGAGGGAGATGTGTGTGAACAAGTCCACACCCAGAGCCTTCCTTGCtgtgtctatgtgtgtccttCTGGGAGGGGCCACCCTTTTCCCCCAGCATGCCCAGTTTAATAAGTTCAGGGAAAGTGCTCTCATCACATTCAAATCTCTTTTCCCTATATTAAGGAGCCAAAGCTCCCTATCTATATTCACAGATaatagtgaatttaaaaaaaaaaaaacaggtttggGGGGCTAGGTCATAACACAATTTTTGCATTTGTATGACTCTGATGTTACCACATATGACCCTGCAAGCAGAACCACTTGGGATTTCTGATATCCCAGGACATTACCCGTTTGACAATAGGTAAAGCCTCTGTTCTTCGGAGACCCCTCCGTAGGAGCTGCATATCTGCATCCCTCAGACCTCACCCTCAGTTCTGCtgtctctgctctgctctcttgCCATTGGTGGCCAGGACCACCTCTCGGATGGAGGTGAAACAAATCTAAGAACTCCTCTATTAAAGATTTAGTATCCGTGGCTCATGCCTTCCCTAGGGCAGCGGGGATGAgagtaaatagttttattttcaaagactGTCCTCACCCAGTGACATCAGGTTACAGCCATAAGAGGTGATACAGTCAGGCTGCTGCAAGTAAGGGCAACTGTGGAGAGCCTGAGAAGCGGTCTGATTACTTTCAGCCTCTTCTTCTACCACTCCCCCCACATATACCCACTTGCAAGGCTCCAGGGACCCAACAGTTCTTGGTGCTCCCTCTAGGCTTACAGCGTATAGGTTATGTAGGCCGTGCACTGCACAGGAGCCCTACTTCTAAAGGGGCACAGTTCACATCATAGACGTGGTAGATTTGTAGACTTATTATGACGATTTTCCAGAAGGTGGCAGTAAGGCATCttgaaggagggaagagggcatATGAACTATTCCAGCCCTGGCTTTCTCAACGCACTGTGCCCTGCATCTTTGAAGGGGCTGGAACCCTCTAGCCGGTCTGGTCAGTTTTGGTCTCTCACCCTTGAAGGTCCAGCAAAGATACTCCTCCCTGGTGAGGCCTTCTCAACCAGGCATGGCACATCCCCCCAAGCCCTAGAGCTCTGAGCACACACCTCTCTTTTCCCACCTCATAAAGGAtgttgtctgtctcctccacctgGTTGAACCATCATATTCACCTTTCAACCTGCCCCCATGCCCAGCACAGCTcttagtatgtgctcaataaaaaaattttttttttaattttatttatttatttatggctgcactgggtcttcgttgctgcgcacaggctttctctagttacggtgagtgggggctactcttcattgtagtgcgcgggcttctcattgcgggggcttctcttgttgcggagcatggcctctagggcacacgggctccagtagttgtggcatgcaggctcagtagttgtggcgtgcaggcttagtttctccgtggcatgtgggatcttcccggaccagggctcgaacctgtgtcccctacattggcaggcagattcttaaccactgtgccaccagggaagtccctcgataAAATTTTGTTGAAGAAAGAATATTGAACCTGTAAGGTTAACTTGTCTTATCAAAAGCTTAGGTTTGAATAATCATCATCAGCAAAAATCTTCTCTGGCATGTCACGGGCCCATTTAGTCTTTGAGATGTTATCCTCGGATCAGGCCACCCAGTTGGAACCATATGCCTGGCGAGTGCTGTTCCCCAGGCCTTGGATCCCTTTTACCAGTGTGGCCCACGCCTGGACTGGTGCTGAGGGACAGTGGACAAAACGGCCGTGTTAACACTTCTGCCGTGTTTACAGCACGGCCACTGAAGATGCCACTTTTATTACATCTCACAGGTCGGCTTCCTGAGGTCCATGAAAAAAAGTTCCATGATCTCAATGCCAGGaacatttttgcttcttttgagtatgacagtgtttttttttttttttttttactttgcaaGATGAGTTATTTGGTTCCTGGGAAGCTCCGAGACAAATTTGTGACCCACTTTCTATTATGTGCACTAACTTCGCACTGCTGTGAACTAACTTTGTCCCGTCTTCTCTAGAAGACATATATGTCTTTTCTAAACAAACTTTTTGTACTGTGGTGTAACATTCTGTGAACAAGGCCGGTGTCAGCACCTGCTCTTTGCACGCAGTCGTCATGGGCAGAATTGGGTCTGGAACCCAGGTGCTCTAACTTCATCAGGTAGAGACTAAAAGAAACCAAGTAGAAAGGAAGTGAATGCTTCTGGGTCAGCCTCTGGGGTTTCCCAGTGCCGATATGGTGCTGCCACTGACACGGGTATCCCTCACTTCAGGCCCAAAGGGAGCCCCTGGAGCCTCAGGGAAGGCTAAGGTGAACAGAGCACTTAGGACTATCAGACTGCTGGGCCACCGCTAGGCCAGGGGCCTTTACACAACCCCAGTGCCTCTGTAGTGCCCAGCACATGGTGGGTGTGCAGCAAATATCTGTTACTGAATGAGCCCCACCTGGGTTTGACTAttcccagggctgggggtgggggaaggggggactACCCATTGCCTGACCCTTCACTACAACAGGTCTAAAAGTAAGGACCATGTGTCCTAGAGGGCAGGGCTAGAGGGGCCAGGACAAAACAATAGTCGTTACCTAGAAGGTGAAGTTAGGGCCAAACATGTCATTTTCAGATCCATCTTGGATCTGCGGAAAGTATTTTCAGATAACTTAATTGTGGGACATGAGGGGCAAGTCAAATATGGTGTTTTTGGTGCCAGAAGACGGCCTAGGGAGGGTGGAACGGTGTGGGTGGATGCAGGAAAACCAGCCTGTCCCAAGCTAAGGTTTAAGAAAGTCGGCCTGTGGCTGGCAGTCGACGGGCTCTCAGAGGCTCTGCAGGGTCTCACTAGACTCTTCTCTCTCTTGCCTGAAGCTCTGTCGAAGATGCACTGGACACCGGAACACGCCCAGCCCCTCAACCAGTGGCCAGAGCAGCACCTGGACGTCTCCTCCACCACCCCGTCGCCGGCCCACAAGTTGGAGTTGCCCCCCGGGGGTCGCCAGCGCTGCCACTATGCTTGGGCACACGACGACATCTCTGCCCTCACTGCCTCCAACCTCCTCAAGCGCTACGCAGAGAAGTACTCGGGGGTCCTGGACTCGCCTTACGAGCGCCCCACCCTGGGCGGCTACGGCGACGCCGCCTTCCTCAACGGCGCCAAGGGGGACCCCGAGCCCTGGCCGGGGCCGGAGACCCCCTACCCCTTGGCCTCGCTCCACGAGGGCCTCCCGGGAACCAAGTCGGGCGCTGGGGGCGGCTCCGGGGGCCTCGGGGGTTCCCCGGTTTTAGCCGGTAACCTACCTGAACCCCTCTACGCCGGCAACGCGTGCGGGGGTCCGTCGGCAGCGCCCGAGTACGCGGCGGGCTACGGCGGGGGGTACCTGGCGCCCGGTTACTGTACGCAGACCGGCGCCGCGCTGCCCCCGCCTCCCCCGGCCGCGCTCCtgcagcccccgcccccgccgggctATGGCCCCTCTGGGCCTCTGTACAACTACCCAGCGGGAGGCTACGCCGCGCAGCCGGGCTATGGGACcctcccgccgccgcccgccccgcccccggccccctaCCTAACCTCGGGCTTGGCGGCTCCCACGCCCCTGCCCACACCCGCCCCGTCCCGCCCACCGCCCTCCTCCTACGGCTTTCAGGGGGCCTCGGAGGCCGGAGTGTCGCTGAAGCGCAAGGCGGCCGACGAAGGCGCCGAGGGCCGCTACCGCAAGTACGCCTTCGAGCCCGCCAAGGCCCCGGCGGCCGACGGCGCCTCCTACCCCGCCGCGGACAACGGCGAGTGTCGGGGCAACGGGTTCCGGGCGAAGCCGCCGGGAGCGGCGGAGGAGGCATCAGGCAAGTACGGTGGCGGCGTTCCCCTCAAGGTCCTGGGCTCCCCCGTCTACGGCCCGCAACTCGAGCCCTTTGAGAAGTTTCCGGAGCGATCCCCGGCGCCGGCTCCCCGCGGGGGCTTCGCGGTGCCGTCCGGGGAGCCTCCCAAAGGTGTGGACCCGGGGGCCCTGGAGCTGGTGACCAGCAAGATGGTGGACTGCGGGCCGCCGGTGCAGTGGGCGGACGTAGCGGGCCAGGGCGCGCTCAAGGCGGCgctggaggaggagctggtgTGGCCCCTGCTGAGGCCGCCCGCCTACCCCGGCAGCCCGCGCCCGCCGCGGACCGTGCTGCTCTTTGGGCCGCGGGGCGCCGGCAAAGCGCTGCTGGGCCGCTGCCTCGCCACGCAGCTGGGCGCCACGCTGTTGCGCCTGCGCGGAGCCACGCTGGCCGCGCCGGGCTCCGCCGAGGGCACGCGCCTCCTCCAGGCCGCCTTCGCGGCTGCGCGCTGCCGCCCGCCCGCGGTGCTCCTTATCAGCGATTTGGACGCGCTGCTGTCAGCTCGGGAGGACGGCACGAGCGCCGCGGGCGCGCTGCAGGCGCCGCTCCTGGCCTGTCTGGACGGCGGCTGCGGCGCGGGAGCCGACGGCGTGCTGGTCGTGGGCACCACCTCGCGGCCCGCGGCCCTGGACGAGGCGACTCGCCGGCGCTTCGCTCTCCGCTTCTACGTGACGCTGCCCGACGGCCCGGCCCGCGGGCAGATCCTGCAGCGGGCGCTGGCCCAGCAGGGCTGCGCGCTGAGCGAGCGGGAGCTGGCGGCCCTGGTGCAGGGCACCCAGGGCTTCTCCGGGGGCGAGTTGGGGCAGCTGTGCCAGCAGGCGGCGGCCGGGGCGGGCCTCCCGGGGCTGCAGCGCCCCCTCTCCTACAAGGACTTAGAGGCGGCGCTGGCCAAGGTGGGCCCTAGGGCCTCGCCCAAGGAGCTGGACTCGTTCGTGGAGTGGGACAAAATGTACGGCTTCGGACACTGAAGGCGCTCCGTGAGGCCGCGGGAGCCgccgcccccctccccggccctctGTTCGCGGAGTGagggatatggggtgggggagagaagggggctgCCGGTGGATGTTTTTGTTTCGTGGGAAGGAAAATGCTTCTGCTAGGCAGATAGATGCCGTATGCGCTGTGTACTCAGGTTTTTCCTATTTATTGTGGACGGGAAGCTCGCCATCTCTGCCCCGCGGACGGCCGGCCCGGGGCCGAAGGAACTCCTGCTCTCTCGCCACAATCCTTTTGTCTTCTTGCTTTCTGAAtggctccctccccctcctccacttcCCCCTTTCTCTGCGTTCGCGTAGTTTTCTTTCCCCGTCGCTTTGTCACTGACCAtacctcccccccgcccccggccccccggCGCTGGCCCTGTTTCTCTtttgctcctccctcccctgtctCTCCATCTATCACCCTCTGTGCTTCTGTCTCCATCCCTTGCTCTCCAGCCTCTCTTGTCTCTTGGTCCCTCTCCCTGCCTTCTGTCCCTCACATTCAAAGTCTGCAGTGTCCCTTTCAGGAGATCTGGAGGTTTAGGGGCTGAAGAGGAGGGGTAGGGAGTCCCCTCCCACCCCGTATCCATCACCCAGCTGAAACCTTGGGTCTGTGGGagtcaagcaaaaaaaaaaaaaaaaaaaaaagaaccacccaaagaagggttttttgttgttatttgtttttgagGGGGGAAACCCCAGAAATGTAGCTTGTTTAATATTTTAGGCCTCTTATTTTTGTAAGATGTGTAgaatttgctgtttttctttttcttttgacaacTCAGGAAGAAACTGACCTCAGAAAGAATGTTAGATTTTGGCTGCTCTCCTGTGTGTGTCCCCACCTACCCCTTCACTCCCAGGGAAGCAGGTTCTCCCAGAAGACTCAGAAAGTGAGACCTTTctgagtggggaaggggagaggaagaccCAGAGGCCACACTTAAACCCCTGTGCTTCTTGGGACAGAAGCAGAATGTATTGCTAGGGCTTCCTGCTCAGGCCCAAGGTTGTAGGTAGGGGTGAGGGGGGGTGGGTTGTGGAATTTGGGAGGAGGCAGGTCTTGTTCCCTTCCTGCTGGGCCCACCCCTCAGCTTAGTGGGGTGTTTTCTGTGGAGGGTTAGTTATCCAGAGTTGGGATGCCCTTGTCTACTGCCTGCCCCAGACCCAGAAAGTAGGCTGAGAGGGTCCAAATGGGAAGATGATCCAGGCAGAAAGTCCCCAGAGAGGCCATCCCACCTGGCCCTTGTCTAGGCAGGGGTCTCCTGTAACTCACGCTAAGGAGATTTCCTTGGGAGGGAAGATAGTCTGGCCACAAGTGGTTGTGCACAAAACTGACTACAGACTCCGCCTCCCGGGCCTGCTGGGAGGCCCTGAGGAGGGGCGAATGAGCATCCTTTACAGGAGAAGGTTCTGTGGGGACTTGTACCTCCCCCATTCTCGTAGGGTCCTAGGTCTAGAGCTCCAGGGGCTATGAGAGGGTGAAAGAGATGGGCAGGCTGTGTTCCCCTGAATAAACATTGGGGGTTTATTCTCAGTCCCACCCAGACTTTCCCCCGGAAGCCCAGGCTTGGGCACGCTTCCTCGTGAGAACCATATTCTTCTTCCCACCAGCTCTCCTTTGATGGGGCTTTGGCAGTTCGCCCCTCCCCCTCAGGGAGCCCATTTCACAGCTCTGACCTTTGGTCCAAAGGTGGGGGGGACAAGCTGTCACCCCAACTCTTTCTCCCACCCTAGCCGCCTTTCCTGTTCCTTGCCACCCTTACAGCTCCTGCAGTCTCTGTACC encodes the following:
- the FIGNL2 gene encoding fidgetin-like protein 2 translates to MHWTPEHAQPLNQWPEQHLDVSSTTPSPAHKLELPPGGRQRCHYAWAHDDISALTASNLLKRYAEKYSGVLDSPYERPTLGGYGDAAFLNGAKGDPEPWPGPETPYPLASLHEGLPGTKSGAGGGSGGLGGSPVLAGNLPEPLYAGNACGGPSAAPEYAAGYGGGYLAPGYCTQTGAALPPPPPAALLQPPPPPGYGPSGPLYNYPAGGYAAQPGYGTLPPPPAPPPAPYLTSGLAAPTPLPTPAPSRPPPSSYGFQGASEAGVSLKRKAADEGAEGRYRKYAFEPAKAPAADGASYPAADNGECRGNGFRAKPPGAAEEASGKYGGGVPLKVLGSPVYGPQLEPFEKFPERSPAPAPRGGFAVPSGEPPKGVDPGALELVTSKMVDCGPPVQWADVAGQGALKAALEEELVWPLLRPPAYPGSPRPPRTVLLFGPRGAGKALLGRCLATQLGATLLRLRGATLAAPGSAEGTRLLQAAFAAARCRPPAVLLISDLDALLSAREDGTSAAGALQAPLLACLDGGCGAGADGVLVVGTTSRPAALDEATRRRFALRFYVTLPDGPARGQILQRALAQQGCALSERELAALVQGTQGFSGGELGQLCQQAAAGAGLPGLQRPLSYKDLEAALAKVGPRASPKELDSFVEWDKMYGFGH